Below is a genomic region from Acetobacter ghanensis.
GGGAATGGCGTCCTCATGCCAGCAGCCTGCTACTAGGCAGCACAACGCCAACCCTGCCAACCTGACCCCCCCACAAAAGGCGCGTGGCCCGATTTATGCCCCCCATGAGCGGCGCGCCTTCCACCGGTTGAGCAACAGGGAATTGCTAACGACCGAGACCGAACTCATGGCCATGGCCGCCCCGGCAAAAACCGGGCTAAGCAAACCGAATGCCGCCAGTGGCAGGCCCAATATGTTGTAGATAAATGCAAAAAACAGGTTCTGCCTGATTTTGGATACCGTTGCCCGGGAGAGCGAGACAGCATCCACCAGTGCCGTTAACTGGCTCCGCACCAGCACAACATCCGCCGTTTCCAACGCAATATCGGCCCCGGCTCCAATAGCAAAACTAACATCAGCCAGTGCAAGGGCCGGAGCATCGTTTATACCATCCCCCACCATGCCCACACAGTGCTGGCCACCAGCCTTGAGCCGGGTGATCTGCGCGGCCTTGCCCTCCGGCAGCACACCGGCCACAACCTCATCTATCCTCACCTGCCGGGCCACGGCTTGTGCTGCCCGCTCATTATCCCCACTGAGCATCACCACACGCAGCCCCTCGCTCCGCAGAGCGGCAATAGCCATCTGGGCTTCTGGCCGGACCTGATCAGCCAGCCCAAAATACCCCACGACTCTCCCCCCAAGGGCCAAGGCGACAATGGTTTGCCCACGGGCCTGCCAGCCATCGGTTAACGTCCGGTCTATTGGGCAACCAATCTGTTGCATATAGGAAAGCGAGCCAAGCTGCGCATCTTTCTCTCCCATCCGGGCCTGCACACCACGCCCCGGTATGGCGTTAAAATCGGTTATGGTGGCAGGCACCGCCCCCTGTGCCGTGGCATACGCCACAATAGCGCGAGCCAGCGGATGTTCGGAACTCTGCTCCAGCGCATACGCCAGCCCCAGCACCGTATGTGGGTCCTCGCCCGGGGCAAGCTGCACCTGCACGACACCGGGCCGCCCTATGGTAAGGGTTCCTGTTTTGTCAGTGACCAGAATATCCATTTTGCGCGCCTGCTCCAGCGCATCCGCATTGCGGAACAGAATACCAGCCTGCGCACCAAGGCCCGTACCGACCATAATGGCCGTTGGTGTTGCCAACCCTAACGAGCAGGGGCAGGCAATAACCAGCACCGACACGGCATTAACCAGACTGGCGCCAAAATGCCCCGTAAGCGCCCACCCCACACCAAGGGCCAGCAAGGCCAGCACCAGCACCGCAGGCACAAATACCGCCGCCACACGGTCCGCCAGACGCTGCACACTGGCCTTGCTGCCCTGCGCCTGCTCCACCATACGCACAATGCCCGATAGAACGGTTTGCGCCCCCACTTTTGTGGCCTGCACACGCAAAGCGCCTGTCTGGTTCAAAGTACCCGCAAAAACGCGGTCGCCCGTGGTTTTGGTAACGGGGGCGCTCTCACCCGTTAGCATGGCTTCATCCAGATCAGACCGGCCATCCAGCACCGTGCCGTCCACGGCCACGCTCTCCCCCGGACGGACCATAAACACGTTGCCGGGCACAAGCTGCTCCACCGGCGTATCCACCCACTGGCCATTCTGCTCCACATGGGCAGTCCGGGGTTGCAGGTGCATAAGGCTTTGCATCCCCGCACTAGCGCGGGCTTTGGCGCGGGCCTCCAGCAGGCGACCAAGCAGAACAAGAGTCAGCACCAGCGCGCTGGTCTCAAAATAAACAGGCTGATCAAGGCCAAAAGCCATCACAACAGTGCTGAACACAAAAGCAATGCCTGTGCCCATAACCACCAGCACATCCATATTGGCGGCACCGGCCCGCAGCGCATGGAAGGCACCGCCATACAACGCGCGGCCACACCAGAGCTGCACCAGCCCAGCCAGCCCGAACTGACACCACAAGGGCAGCATAACGGTATGCTCACCCAGCAGCATACCCAGCATCTGGATGACAAAAGGCAAACTCAGCACGGCAGAAAGGAGGAAATTCCGCCACTCCCCCCGCCATTCCGCCTCGTGCTGCGCATTTTGCGCATCTGGCGCCTGCTGGTTGTACAGGCTTGCGCCGTATCCAGCCTTCTCCACACGGGCAATCAAATCTGCCGCATCCACTACGCCGGGCACAAAGCTGACATGGGCGCGCTCGGTAGCCAGATTGACCGATGCCTGAACCGATGGCAGGGCATTGAGCACTTTTTCCACCCTGTTTACGCAGGATGCGCATGTCAGCCCGGTCAGGGCCAGATCAACACTTGTGGTTTCGGGCGTAAAACCGGCATGACGCACGGCTTCCAGCACCGGGGGGAGTTGGGTTGCGAGGTCTTCCAGAGTGACCTGCGCCCGTGCCGTGGCAAAATTAACGGATGCCTGCACATCCTGCTGCCGATTGAGCACTTTTTCCAGCCGGGCGGCACAACTGGCACAGCTCATGCCCGCAACGGGAAAACTGATAATCTGGCTCATGCTCTTGTGGCTCCATGCCTACGGTCAAACACACCGGGCAAAACATGCTTATACGCCGGTCACGACACATCCGGACTGACCCATTCTCCTTGCCATATATGCCCCCTAGGGGTATATTCAAATCATGCGGTGCCTTTTTCTCTTTCGTGGGCCAATTTTGGGCTGCCTGCTTTTGCTGGCCAGCACGTTTGGCCTGTGGGCGCTGCACACCCCGGCTGTGGCGGCTACGCCCAGCATGGTCCATGCCACCATGCACCACGCGGAGCATGGTCCGGTTGCGGCTGCCGCCATGCACCACCACACAACGGCACTGGGCTGCCCATCCACCACAGCGGCGGTACACCACCTTATGCACCACCATGCAGCCTGCTGCATGACAGGCAATGCCCTGTCTGTTGTGGATATATCGGCTGGCACACTACCAGTAACCTTTTTGTGGCACACCCGCGCCAAGCCGGTTTTTGCCCATCAGACGGCCCTGCCCGACCGCCGGGCCGCTCCTCTGCTCCGTCCGCCCAAACTGCACACGGCCTGATAAATCCACCGGTGGCGTAAGCCCCCGCCTGATCAGCCATGCGGTCTGCCCTAAACGGACCGTGCAGAATGGACCAATACCATGCCCTTACCCTCACCCCATCGGGGAGGAGGCTTTGCGCGCCGCCAGTTCATAACTGGTGCGAGCGCCCTTGCCGCCCTGACCGGCCTGAGCCGCCTGCCACGCGCGCAGGCCGACACACCTTTTGGCACTCCCCTGCCCTCTGCCCCCCGTTCGGTTTTTGACCTGACCCTCCGCCCGCTTACGGTCAACATTGCAGGCAAAACCCAGACCGTACCGACCATGAACGGGAGTATGCCCGGCCCCACCCTACGCTGGCGGGAGGGGGATACCGTAACCCTGAACATCCATAACCATCTGGCTGAGGAATCATCCATCCACTGGCACGGCATCCGCTGCCCGGCCGACATGGATGGTGTACCGGGCCTGAGCTTTGCAGGCATTGGGCCGGGGCAAAGCTTTACCTACCGTTTTCCCGTCCGGCAGAGCGGCACTTACTGGTACCACAGCCATTCCAACATGCAGGAAGCACGCGGGCTCTACGGAGCCATCGTCATCGACCCACGTGACCCGCCTACCCAGACATGGGACCGGGACTACGTTGTGCTGCTCTCCGACTGGTCGGACGTGGCCCCGCACGACATTATCAGCAACCTTAAATTTCAAGACGATTACTATAACTTTCGGCAACGCACGGCTGTTTCTCTTATAAAGGACGCCAAGCGTGATGGCCTGTTACCCGCCGTAAAGAACCGCCTGCAATGGGCCGGCATGAACATGTCCGCCACCGATATTTCGGATGTGACCGGCATTATCTACACATATCTCATGAACGGCTGCACGCCGGACACCAACTGGACCGGGCTGTTCCGCCCTAATGAGCGGGTGCGGCTCCGCTTTATCAATGCGTCCGCCATGACGTTTTACGACATACGCATTCCCGGCCTGCAAATGGACGTGGTGCAGGCGGACGGGAACGATGTGGAACCTGTGCGGGTCGATGAATTCCGCATTGGTGTTGCCGAAACCTACGACTGTATCGTGCAGCCAAAAGACAACAGAGCCTACACCATTTTTGCCCAGACGGAGGACCGCACAGGCTATGCCCGTGGCACGCTGGCCCCGCAACCGGGCATGCACGCGGCCATCCCCCCCATGGACCCACGGCCAGTCCGCACCATGCTGGACATGGGCATGCCCGAAACCATGCACGACATGAAGGGCATGGACATGAAAGGGATGGATATGGGCAAAGACAACCAGCCCCCAGCCCATACGCCCCCCCTGAATGTTGAAAACCAGAATATTGCCGCCATGCCCACGAACCGGCTGGCCGACCCCGGAGACGGGCTACGCAACAACGGCCGCCGTGTGCTGACCTACGCCGACCTGCGTGCCCTACGCCCGGCGGAAGATACACGCCCCCCTTCGCGGGAGATCACACTCCATCTAACCGGCAACATGGAGCGCTACATCTGGGGGTTTGACGGCAAAAAGTTCTCCGAGGCAGACCCCATTCCCCTCCGACTGGGTGAACGGGTCCGCTTTACGCTCATCAATGACACCATGATGGAACACCCCGTTCATCTGCACGGTCTATGGAGCGAGCTGGAGAATGGACAGGGGGCTTACAACCCGGTCAAACACACCATTATTGTGCAGCCGGGCGCAAAGCTGAGCTACCTTGTCTCCGCCGATACACCGGGACTATGGGCCTACCACTGCCACCTGCTCTACCACATGGACCTTGGCATGTTCCGCACTGTGGTGGTGTCATGACCCGGCGTTACACCACCGCATATGCGGCGCTTGTGCTGACTCTGGCCTTCCACCAGCCTGCCTTTGCCGCCCCTGCACTGGCGGCACACAAGCACACCATGCCCGCAATGGATGGTATGGAGGACATGCCCGGCATGGATATGGGAGACGACATGGACATGACGGCTCCTCCCCCCGCCCATAAGGTTCAACACCCCATAACGGCTTCCCCCCATGCCGCGACAAGCAACAAGGTAACGGCGGGCAGCCTGCACGAACACACCCACGGCACTTTCCACACTAGCCTGCCAGCGCTGGCCCCCAGCAGTCAGTGGCCTTCGGCGCCACCGCCCATACCCAAAGTGCGTTACGTGCACGACATGCCGCCGGTTATGGACCACAACACGTATTTTCATGTTCTGATGGAACAGTTTGAAGGCCGCTATACAGCGGGTGACAGTCTGTTACGCTATTCCGGGCAAAGCTGGTTTGGCACAGATCATGACAAGCTGTGGATCAAGTCCGAGGGCACGGTGGACGGGCACCGCCATATGACCGATGGCGACCACGAATTTTTGTATGACCATGCCATTTCCACCTATTTTGACGTACAGGCCGGGGTACGGCTGGATCTGGATAGTGGTCCCACACGTGCATGGGGCGCGGTGGGGGTACAGGGGCTGGCGCTGTATTTTTTTGATGTGTCGGCAACAGCCTATTTCAACGCTCAGGGGGTCGCTGGCAAGCTGGAAGGCTCCTACGACCTGCTAATTACCAACCGGCTGATTTTGCAACCCCAAGCAGAGCTGAACTTTTATTCTCACACCGACGCGGAGCGCAATGTAAGCCGAGGTTTTTCCGACATTGATGCCGGGCTACGCCTGCGTTACGAATTCAAGCGCAAAATAGCCCCCTATATTGCCGTGACCTACGCTGGCCACTACGGCAACACAGCCAACCATACCAGCAACTGGCGGGGGTCAGCCGATAACGGGGCGGAGGACATCCGCTTTACCTTTGGTGTGCGCACATGGTTTTAACCATGTGCGTCGGCTAGACCTGCGCCATAACTTTTGCGTCCAACGGTCAGGCATTCTACACAGACGGCAAGATAACCACGGGCTGGAGCCGAGCCTTACACGGCACGGCACCAGCCCTTCCCCCTTACGCCGCCCTGTTTTTAAAACAACCAGCAGAATGCCCCATGTCCACAGACAAACCCGGTTGCCACGCCTGCACACCCAGCGCACCTGCCAGCAGGGAGCGGCACGTTACGCAACCAGACAAAACAGCCCTGATCAACCGCCTCAAACGGATTGAAGGGCAAATTGGCGGTATTCTCAACATGGTGCAGGATGACCGCTACTGCGTGGATATTCTAACCCAGCTTTCCGCCGTCAAATCCGCATTGGATGGGGTGAGTATTCAAATCCTGACTTCGCACGCCAAAGGTTGTGTACGCACAGCCGTAGCGGAAAATGGCGGAGAGGATGCGCTGGAAGAACTCATGGGCGTTATTCGCAAAATGATAAAGTAAGCACCCCAAAACACCCGGCTGGCCGCATACTGCCAACCACACAGACAATAAAAAAGGCTCCCCCACACAGTGTGGAGGAGCCTTTTTTGAATACGAAAACCCGTAAGGGTCGCAGTCTTAGTTCTTGGTTTTGTCAACCAGACGGGACTTAGCGATCCAGGGCATCATGCCACGCAGTTTTTCGCCAACGGCTTCAATCTGGTGGGCATCGTTACGTGCACGGGTAGCCTTGAAGAACACGTTGCCGGACTTGTTTTCCAGCACGAAGTTGCGCACGAAGGTGCCGTTCTGGATGTCCGTCAGGATGTCCTTCATGGCCTTCTTGCTTTCCGCCGTGATCACGCGCGGGCCAGACACATACTCACCATACTCAGCGGTGTTGGAGATGGAGTAGTTCATGTTGGCAATGCCGCCTTCGTAGATCAGGTCCACGATCAGCTTCATTTCGTGCAGGCATTCAAAGTATGCCATTTCCGGGGCGTAACCGCCTTCAACCAGCGTTTCAAAGCCAGCGCGGATCAGTTCGACCAGACCACCGCAAAGCACGGCCTGTTCACCAAACAGATCGGTTTCGACTTCTTCCTTGAAGGACGTTTCGATCGTGCCTGCACGGCCACCACCAATGGCGGATGCGTAGGACAGAGCAATGTCCAGAGCCTTGCCGGACTTGTCCTGTGCAATAGCCACCAGGCAGGGCACGCCGCCGCCACGCTGGTATTCGGAACGCACGGTGTGGCCGGGGCCTTTAGGCGCGATCAGGAACACGTCCAGATCAGGGCGGGCTTCGATCAGGCGGAAGTGGATGGACAGACCATGAGCAAAAGCCAGAGCAGCACCCTGCTTCAGGTTCTTTTCCAGAGATTCTTTGTACAGTGCGCCCTGACCTTCGTCGGGGGTCAGCACCATAACAACGTCTGCCCAGGCAGCAGCTTTGTCGGGCGTCATAACCGTAAAGCCAGCATTGCGGGCTTTTTCTGCTGCGGCAGAACCTTCGCGCAGGCCGATCACAACTTCAGAAACACCGCTGTCCTTCAGGTTGTTGGCATGGGCATGGCCCTGGCTGCCGTAACCGATAACGGCCACCTTTTTGGACTTGATCAGGTTAACGTCGGCGTCACGATCATAATACACGCGCATAGCCATTATACTTTTCTCCCTGTTGCCGGAGTCACTCCCCGGCGTTGCTGCCTGCTATACTTCAGAAGTTCTGAATTGTCTGCGGCCCACGGCAAATGGAGGCAACCCCGGTGCGGGACACCTCAACCAGCCCGAGCGGGCGCATCAGCTCAATAAAACTGTCCAGCTTGTCTGTAGAGCCGGTCAGTTCAAACACAAAGGAACTGGCGGTTGTATCCACCGCCCGTGCCCGGAATGCCTGTGCTATACGCAGGGCTTCCGTCCTTGGCTCCCCCGAAGACACAACTTTGACCAGAGCCATTTCCCGCGCAACGTATGGCCCTTCCGCCGTCAGGTTCACCACGCGCGAGACGGGCACAAGCCGCTCAAGCTGCGTTTTAACCTGCCGGATGGAAGACTGCGTGCCCGTGGTCACGATGTTAACGCGGGAGGTCTGGCCGTGTTCATCCACCGGAGCCACCGTCAGGCTCTGGATGTTGTAACCACGGCCCGAGAACAGCTCCACAATACGGGCAAGAGCCCCGCTCTCGTTATCAACCAGAAGGGAAATAACAGCGGAACCGGAAACTTCGACCTGCATATTCATGTTTCTCGCAATCAAAGCAGAATGGACAAGACAGAAATCAGAAACAGAACAGACCGGTTAAACCAGCATCTGCCCTTCCTTGCTGATCGTCGCCCCGCTTTCTTCCTGCTCCGGACCAAGGATCATCTGGTTATGGGCCGCCCCGGACGGAATCATGGGGAAGCAGTTTTCACCTTCTGCCACGCAGATATCCACAATAACCGGACCATCATGCTCCAGCGCCTGACGGATGGTCGCATCCAACTGGTCCAGACGGGTCACACGCAGGCCGGTTGCATGAAAACTTTCGGCCAGCTTTACAAAGTCCGGCAGAGCATCACTGTAGCTTTCCGAATAACGGGAACCGTGCAGTAGTTCCTGCCACTGGCGCACCATGCCCATGTAGTGGTTATTGATGATGAAGATTTTAACCGGCAGACGGTACTGCGCAATGGTCCCCAGTTCCTGAATGTTCATCAGGGTTGAGGCTTCGCCCGCAATATCCAGCACCAGCGCATCCGGGTGTGCAACCTGTGCACCAACGGCAGCAGGCAGACCATACCCCATGGTGCCCAGCCCGCCCGATGTCAGCCAGCGGTTGGGTTCATCAAACCGAAAGAACTGCGCCGCCCACATCTGATGTTGCCCCACCTCGGTGGAAACATAGGTGTCCCGCCCGGTCTGGCGTGCCAGTTCATAAACACGCTGGATGGCCTGCTGCGGCTTGATAACCGCATCTGGCGCCTGATCCTGCTTAAAGCGCAGGCAGTCCAGTGCACGCCACCCTTCAATCTGTGCCCACCAGGCATCCAGATCGGCTTTATGGGCATAGGCGGGCTGCTTTTCCCACTCTTCAATCATCATGCCAATAATCTGGCCAACGTCGCCCACAATGCCTTCGTTCACATGCACGATCTTGTTGATCTGGGAAGGATCAATATCGACATGAATTTTAAAAGAATTGGGAGAGAACGCATCCAGCCGCCCGGTTACCCGGTCATCAAACCGGCTCCCCAGCGCAATCAGCACATCGCAGTCGTGGGTTGCCAGATTGGCTTCGTACGTGCCGTGCATACCCAGCATACCGAGGAAGCGCCCGTCCGTTCCGGGAAAAGCGCCAAGCCCCATAAGCGTGGAAGTAATGGGGAACCCGGTCAGCTCCACCAGCTTGCGCAGGTTCTCGCTAGCCTGCGGGCCGGAGTTGATAACCCCACCCCCCGTATAAAACAGCGGGCGTTTGCCATTCTTCATAGCGGCCACAGCACGGGCAATGGCGGCACGGTCCGGCTCAGAAGTCATGCGGGTCGTGCGCGGGGTAACGGATTTTGCATCCGTATAGGGCGCATCCCCCACCGTTATATTCTTAGGCAGATCAATCAGCACTGGGCCGGGGCGACCAGAGCGGGCAATGGCAAAGGCCTCGTGCACCGCAGGCGCCAGATCTTCGGGCTTGCGCACCAGATAATTGTATTTGGTGACCGGGCGGGTAATGCCCGTTGTATCCGCTTCCTGAAACGCGTCATTCCCGATCAGGGCTGTTGGCACCTGCCCGGACAGGCAGACCAGCGGGATGGAATCCATCATGGCGTCCAGCAGGCCGGTCACCGCATTGGTGGCCCCCGGACCACTGGTTACCAGCACCACACCAACCTTACCGGTAGAACGGGCATAGGCTTCTGCCGCATGCACAGCTGCCTGCTCGTGCCGCACCAGCACATGGCGGATGTGGTTCTGCTTGAACAGGGCATCATAAATGGGAAGGACAGCGCCACCGGGGTAGCCAAAAATAACCTCCACGCCCTGTTCGACCAATGCGCGCAGAAGCACTTCCGCACCCGGCAGGGTTGCGGTTGTCTGAGCGTCCAGTGTGGTCGAGCCAGTATAGCGTGTCATAGCGTCCTCTCTTCCCGGAATTGGGAGCAGGCGGCCTGTTTAGGGCCCGATATGGGAGGCGTCAATCCCCATTAGAATAAAAGAAACAATTTCATCATATTTTCTTTCCGAAAATTGCTCGAAATCAGAAAAACAGGCATTAACTATGCTGGTCAGCCCCTCCGCAGTAAGCGGATGGTGTGCAAACCACGTTGCCTGCCGCTTGGTGTAACGCCCTGTGGCGGCAATGGCGTGGGCTGCGGCTTCTGCCTCCGTCATTTCCCCCCGCAACATGGCGGCCAGTTCGGGCACACCGTGGGCCCGCATGGCTGGCAGGTCCGGGTCCAGATTCTGTTGTAACAGAGCACGCACCTCCTCCACCGCACCCTGCTCCAGCATGGCGGAAAACCGCGCGGCTATGCGCGTACGCAGGTCTGCCCGGGGGGGATGCAACCGCACTGCCACAAAACGGCACGGAGCCGGTGGGAGGCCGGGCTGCGCCTGCCACCAGTCCAACCCGTGGCCAGTAGCCCGCCACACCTCCCACGCCCGTGCCACCCGCTGCGAATCTACTGGTTTAAGCCGCGCTGCCGTTTGCGGGTCCACCACCATAAGCCGGGCATGGACCGCAGGCGCACCTTCCACCGCAACAAGGGCCCGCGCCTCCTGCCGGATAGGCTCCGCACATTCGGGAATCTGGGCGAGTCCATCTGTCAGGGCGCGCATATACATGCCTGTGCCACCACACAGTATAGGCAGGCGGCCTGTGTTCCACGCCTCCTGCATGGCTGCCAGAGCCTGCTCGCGCCACCACGCCACACTACCTTTTTGCGCAGCAGGCAGCACACCGTAGAGCCTGTGCGGTACCAGTGCCTCATCCCGCGCATCGGGGCGGGCCGTCAACACGCGCAGCTCCCGATAAACCTGCATGGAATCCGCGTTAATAATGATGCCATTCAACGCCTGCGCCAGCCTGAGCGCTAACGCGGATTTGCCCGAGCAGGTTGGTCCCGCAATAACAAGGGCTGGCGGATATGGGGCGGACAGGCGGCCTGCATGGGAGGCGTCTGGGTGTTCGGCTTGCTTCATGCCCGTATTCCTGCCACACACCCAAGTGCCATGACGAGCCTTGTTCTGACCCTTGTTGCCCCCCGTGAGGCGACAACACTCGATACCGCCACCCTCTCCCTCGCGCGGGACGTAATCCGCGCCAATGGTGAGGCCGTAATCCTCTCTCCCGGAGAGGCGGTGGATATTCCATGCCCGGCCAGCGCGCGCACTGTGCTGCCCCAGCTACACGACCAGCTTGGCGGCAAGTTTGACGCCATTCTGACTCCAGCGGAAGGCCGCCGTAAAAAGCTGCTGGTCTCGGACATGGACAGCACCATTGTCGCCAATGAAACGTTGGATGATCTGGCAGCGCTGGCGGGAATCGGGGACAAGGTTGCCGCCATTACCGCCCGCTCCATGAATGGTGAGCTGGATTTTGCCACCTCCCTGCGTGAGCGCGTGGCCCTGCTCAAGGGCTTGCCTCTGAGCCTGCTGGAAAAAGCGTGGCAGGACGTCCGCCTGAACCCCGGCGCAGTAGAGCTTGTACGCACCATGCGTGCACATGGGGCTTATACGGCGCTCGTCTCTGGTGGCTTTACCTTCTTCACCTCCCGCGTGGCCGCACTTTGCGGGTTTGAGGAAAACCATGCCAACACCCTGCTGGCAGACAGCACCGGACACCTGACCGGCGCACCCGGCCTGCCTATTCTGGGCGCACAGACCAAGCTGGAACTATTGCAAAAGCTGACCACCCACCACGGGTTGGAAAACACCGCAACGCTGGCCATTGGCGATGGCGCAAATGACCTGCCCATGCTGCGTGCGGCAGGCCTTGGCATTGCCTTCCACGCCAAACCGGTTGTACGGCAGGCGGTGTCGGCACAGATCAACCTCACCTCGCTCCGCACCGCATTGTTCATGCAGGGTTATCCCGCGTCTGCTTTTGTTAGCGCATAAACCGCACACCGGACTGGACCGCACGGAAGGAAGTAAAACACCATGCAGTTTGACCCACGGGATATTTCAACCTACCCCATCGTGCGCGTCATCTGCGTTCTGCTGGGTGCAGGGCTGGTGCTTTACTGCTTCAACTTCTACCTCACCCTGCCGCAGGACACGCCAGAGCACGTTATGCGGCACGTAGCGGCGCTCATTGTTGGCACAATCCTGCTTTTGGGCAGCATCTGGATCTAGGTCTCTCCTAGTCTCCGGGTTGTCTTTTGCGTTGCGCACCCCTCCCCCTCAGGGTAGGGTCTGGCTTATGGTTCACGCATCACATCCCCTTATCCGGCAGCGCCTGCAACAGGCACATGGGCACCTTGCAAAAGTTATTGCCATGATAGACGAGGGCCGAAGCTGCTCGGATCTGGCGCAACAGCTTGAGGCCGTGGAAAGCACACTCCGCAAATCCAAGCGGATGCTGGTTCAGGACCACCTTGAACACTGCATCATAGACGCCATTGCAGCGGGTGAAATGAGCCGCGAGGACGCCCTGAAGGCCTTCTCCTCCCTAACCAAATACCTCTAACGGCGGAACGCTTCATGCTGCGTGTGCTGCACCACCGGACCTACCGCCACCTGTTTGGCGCACAGGTTGTTGCCCTGACAGGAACAGGCCTGGCCACCGTAGCCTTGGGGCTGCTGGCCTTCCAAGTAGCCGGAGAGCACGCAGGTGCGGTGCTGGGAACTGCACTGGCCATAAAAATGCTAGCCTATGTGGGGGTAGCCCCATTGGCGGCCGCCTTTGCGGACCTCCTACCGCGCCGCATGATGCTGGTGCTGCTGGACCTTGTGCGCTGCCTTGTTGCGGCCTGCCTGCCCTTTGTGAACACAGCGTGGGAAATTTACGTTCTTATCTTTGTGCTGCAATCCGCCTCTGCTGCGTTTACCCCCACATTCCAAGCCACCATTCCCGATATTCTGCCCGATGAGCAGGACTACACGGATGCCCTTTCCCTCTCCCGCATAGCGTATGACACGGAGAGTGTTCTCAGCCCGCTGCTGGCTGCGGCTCTGTTAGGGGTTATGTCTTTTCATGTTCTGTTTGTGGGCACGGCTATTGGCTTTTTGTGCTCCGCAGCCCTTGTGGTGTCCGTACGCC
It encodes:
- the serB gene encoding phosphoserine phosphatase SerB, with the translated sequence MTSLVLTLVAPREATTLDTATLSLARDVIRANGEAVILSPGEAVDIPCPASARTVLPQLHDQLGGKFDAILTPAEGRRKKLLVSDMDSTIVANETLDDLAALAGIGDKVAAITARSMNGELDFATSLRERVALLKGLPLSLLEKAWQDVRLNPGAVELVRTMRAHGAYTALVSGGFTFFTSRVAALCGFEENHANTLLADSTGHLTGAPGLPILGAQTKLELLQKLTTHHGLENTATLAIGDGANDLPMLRAAGLGIAFHAKPVVRQAVSAQINLTSLRTALFMQGYPASAFVSA
- a CDS encoding metal-sensing transcriptional repressor; this translates as MVHASHPLIRQRLQQAHGHLAKVIAMIDEGRSCSDLAQQLEAVESTLRKSKRMLVQDHLEHCIIDAIAAGEMSREDALKAFSSLTKYL
- the ilvB gene encoding biosynthetic-type acetolactate synthase large subunit, whose translation is MTRYTGSTTLDAQTTATLPGAEVLLRALVEQGVEVIFGYPGGAVLPIYDALFKQNHIRHVLVRHEQAAVHAAEAYARSTGKVGVVLVTSGPGATNAVTGLLDAMMDSIPLVCLSGQVPTALIGNDAFQEADTTGITRPVTKYNYLVRKPEDLAPAVHEAFAIARSGRPGPVLIDLPKNITVGDAPYTDAKSVTPRTTRMTSEPDRAAIARAVAAMKNGKRPLFYTGGGVINSGPQASENLRKLVELTGFPITSTLMGLGAFPGTDGRFLGMLGMHGTYEANLATHDCDVLIALGSRFDDRVTGRLDAFSPNSFKIHVDIDPSQINKIVHVNEGIVGDVGQIIGMMIEEWEKQPAYAHKADLDAWWAQIEGWRALDCLRFKQDQAPDAVIKPQQAIQRVYELARQTGRDTYVSTEVGQHQMWAAQFFRFDEPNRWLTSGGLGTMGYGLPAAVGAQVAHPDALVLDIAGEASTLMNIQELGTIAQYRLPVKIFIINNHYMGMVRQWQELLHGSRYSESYSDALPDFVKLAESFHATGLRVTRLDQLDATIRQALEHDGPVIVDICVAEGENCFPMIPSGAAHNQMILGPEQEESGATISKEGQMLV
- the miaA gene encoding tRNA (adenosine(37)-N6)-dimethylallyltransferase MiaA, which encodes MKQAEHPDASHAGRLSAPYPPALVIAGPTCSGKSALALRLAQALNGIIINADSMQVYRELRVLTARPDARDEALVPHRLYGVLPAAQKGSVAWWREQALAAMQEAWNTGRLPILCGGTGMYMRALTDGLAQIPECAEPIRQEARALVAVEGAPAVHARLMVVDPQTAARLKPVDSQRVARAWEVWRATGHGLDWWQAQPGLPPAPCRFVAVRLHPPRADLRTRIAARFSAMLEQGAVEEVRALLQQNLDPDLPAMRAHGVPELAAMLRGEMTEAEAAAHAIAATGRYTKRQATWFAHHPLTAEGLTSIVNACFSDFEQFSERKYDEIVSFILMGIDASHIGP